From Salvia splendens isolate huo1 chromosome 3, SspV2, whole genome shotgun sequence, a single genomic window includes:
- the LOC121795488 gene encoding DNA glycosylase/AP lyase ROS1-like isoform X1 — protein MSVRRKDTASEQSEIKIGSSWIPETSAKATSTNRGETQTARASLSGSEEFVQQTQCQRASMSVNNASRVAVAMATNSRVYKENLIGFESWVAREASNSHMFGKGTMNGPDQWSNVSFRSPLNVIGTTGETGNALTQSNFATSSSPQVEGRQFTTSSGSTSLQDQHTMLGANFDAQGRILKTDTDSSLPSGHLLNLNSPPRMITDAALRKSTPCQCEPKTPEKTNRGGQQEPAMKHSAIDEAHTREKNDTMSDGVMRQPEKEKSPLVNYQLSEVTSAELQENHKLGKGGMDEADLLKTPQQKTRRKKHRPKVIIEGKKKRAPKSSAQKTSVPQGTTRVKRKYVRKNGVNSPLGGGLGTNGAEPDNKTPSSNETSLRKRKHRRRKGISNSEDDTDKETTKTTEIQGGQRTLRSCRRSLNFNSDDPVRDGNSPDSSSNCERELQASNFSPKDQPETEQHHPQSPLLNTLKENHMPTDQSVSSIGKCQIVFSDVTRDKEANTIQVGMNPDGQLTPKIPSDSINSSTCLKRHNMDKNVESALCNRNESGTSYNSLQAYLSTLTQNADAGTPGLHFPAIYKKKRTEKIYSAVTSSMKIAEYSNNGGKLERQTLRDSCNKTFMSSSNQGSYGAQSATDGRQVYEDLLALEPTQRIKRRRSKAPTCQRNVASPMENCKQWLNFSSKAATVSRTLQNIESLNEPFTCIEALVTDNRSTMATKKRSKKSILINSTGQNLYNHQNFAGTSMGPPPALTWKNMSLVDSLADKLSQVDLNVESSITAEKYKAFFRKYYKEHYAIVPYQNSGAVVHFDASFDQVRRRKPRAKVDLDDETTRVWKLLLENINSEGINGTNEENTKWWEEERRVFIGRADSFIARMHLVQGDRRFSPWKGSVVDSVVGVFLTQNVSDHLSSSAFMSLSARFPARPSIHSAELRNDRSDGATNEPEVCALESEGNIVLTKEILNKTVRSDDTKTLQDFEERSIREANSVIPSLNASGNDSSVQGNFRGQAANTSLAPVISCEKIIANRSVCLNKDGRDTEDTLFSQALEISSQNSAVSPIAAQTTGKSDSCLFSTSEEEPAAGVKPNCLTSPTSFIKLLEIADNVLQGIHGSEKRNPNGRCYIPSESLSCSLQNEDYLGNSTVPAKTIASCNQTSLYHVPVLGAQSPGFDLYQKNSKFSDSSSEKELCTGEISELSSESASGTTSRKSTTIEFGVPNLPSSIAHSSSNQQIEINQMKVDKQRGQALAQKKTREGAEKNTHQNLMDATASSTNIDSVKHSEHKEVNSNKNGLNSHPEQTINGPNSIGERISKEKEIKVDWDQLRKHALFGERKSERTDCTLDSVDWDAIRCADVNEIAHIIKERGMNNKLAERIKDFLNRLVRDHGSIDLEWLRDVPPDKAKEYLLSVRGLGLKSVECVRLLTLHHLAFPVDTNVGRIAVRLGWVPLRPLPESLQLHLLELYPILESIQKYLWPRLCKLDQKTLYELHYQMITFGKVFCTKSRPNCNACPMRGECRHFASAYASARLALPAPQDKSIVGTAENKKADQNPVRSMNTLPLSSPQTEEMDHKSRVTNLQLTSPQTEETGPRFRVSNSLPIIEEPQTPEPIVEVPTTPEPDDMPDPECDIESAFGEDPNDIPTIQLNMEEFTHNLQTIMQQNTELQEGEMSKALVALTSEAASIPVPKLKNVSRLRTEHQVYELPDLHPLLEGMDKREPDDPCPYLLAIWTPGETMDSIEQPQRRCSSQETEKLCTDETCASCNCIREAKSQTVRGTLLIPCRTAMRGSFPLNGTYFQVNEVFSDHESSLSPMDIPRKWLWNLPRRTVYFGTSIPTIFKGLSTEGIQYCFWRGFVCVRGFDRKTRAPRPLIARLHFPASKLAKGKGKTDES, from the exons ATGTCAGTTAGACGAAAAGATACAGCTTCAGAACAGAGCGAGATCAAGATCGGTTCCTCATGGATTCCGGAAACCTCGGCTAAAGCCACTTCGACGAACAGGGGAGAAACTCAGACGGCTCGAGCAAGTCTGTCCGGGTCGGAAGAATTTGTGCAACAAACACAATGCCAAAGGGCTTCAATGAGTGTAAATAATGCAAGTAGAGTCGCTGTTGCCATGGCCACCAATTCCCGTGTTTACAAGGAGAATCTGATTGGTTTCGAGAGTTGGGTGGCCAGAGAGGCTTCCAATTCCCACATGTTTGGAAAAGGTACGATGAATGGCCCAGACCAGTGGTCAAATGTCTCATTTAGGAGTCCCTTGAATGTAATTGGAACGACAGGAGAAACGGGGAATGCCCTCACGCAAAGTAATTTTGCCACGAGCAGCAGTCCACAAGTTGAGGGAAGACAGTTTACTACGAGCTCTGGAAGTACCTCCCTGCAAGATCAACACACCATGCTTGGAGCAAATTTTGATGCTCAAGGGAGAATACTAAAAACTGACACTG ATAGTTCACTCCCATCTGGGCACTTACTCAATCTCAATTCACCACCCAGAATGATTACCGATGCAGCTTTGAGGAAGAGTACTCCATGTCAGTGTGAACCTAAAACACCAGAGAAGACAAACCGAGGTGGCCAGCAGGAGCCTGCCATGAAACATTCAGCAATAGATGAAGCACATACGAGAGAAAAGAACGACACCATGAGTGATGGAGTGATGCGGCAGCCTGAGAAAGAAAAGTCCCCTCTGGTGAACTATCAATTGAGTGAGGTCACGTCAGCAGAGTTGCAGGAGAATCATAAGCTTGGCAAGGGAGGCATGGATGAAGCTGATTTACTCAAAACCCCTCAGCAGAAGACTAGGAGAAAAAAGCACAGGCCAAAGGTCATAATTGAGGGTAAAAAGAAAAGAGCTCCTAAATCAAGTGCACAGAAAACTAGTGTTCCTCAGGGCACCACGAGAGTCAAGAGGAAGTATGTACGAAAAAATGGTGTTAACAGCCCCTTGGGAGGGGGATTGGGAACCAATGGAGCTGAGCCAGATAATAAAACTCCTAGTTCTAATGAAACTTCTTTAAGAAAGAGAAAGCacagaagaagaaaaggaatcAGCAACTCTGAAGATGACACTGATAAGGAAACCACTAAAACAACAGAAATACAGGGGGGGCAGCGTACTCTAAGATCCTGCCGAAGATCTCTGAATTTCAACTCAGACGACCCAGTAAGAGATGGAAACTCCCCAGATTCCTCTTCAAACTGCGAAAGGGAATTGCAAGCTAGTAACTTCAGTCCAAAAGATCAGCCAGAAACAGAACAGCATCATCCCCAGAGCCCCCTGCTAAACACACTAAAGGAAAACCACATGCCAACAGATCAAAGTGTGTCTTCCATAGGGAAATGCCAAATAGTATTCTCAGACGTTACACGTGATAAAGAGGCTAATACTATTCAAGTGGGCATGAATCCTGATGGCCAATTGACACCAAAAATCCCTAGTGACTCCATCAACAGCAGCACATGTTTAAAAAGACATAACATGGATAAAAATGTGGAATCAGCACTTTGCAACAGAAACGAATCAGGAACATCATATAATTCTCTGCAGGCGTACCTTTCTACTTTAACACAGAATGCAGATGCTGGCACACCTGGATTACATTTTCCAGCTATCTATAAGAAAAAGAGGACAGAGAAGATATACAGTGCAGTCACATCCAGCATGAAGATTGCAGAGTACTCAAACAATGGTGGGAAACTTGAAAGACAAACTCTCAGAGATTCTTGCAACAAAACGTTTATGTCATCTTCTAATCAGGGATCTTATGGTGCCCAAAGTGCAACTGATGGGAGGCAAGTGTATGAAGATCTGTTAGCTTTGGAACCCACACAAAGGATTAAGAGAAGAAGATCAAAAGCCCCTACTTGTCAGAGGAATGTAGCTTCACCAATGGAAAACTGTAAACAATGGCTAAATTTTTCAAGCAAAGCAGCAACAGTTTCTAGAACTCTACAAAATATTGAAAGTCTCAACGAACCATTTACATGCATTGAAGCTCTTGTGACCGACAACCGATCAACAATGGCAACCAAGAAGCGGTCAAAGAAAAGCATCCTTATCAATTCAACAGGGCAAAACTTGTATAATCACCAAAACTTTGCTGGCACTTCAATGG GACCACCACCAGCTCTAACATGGAAAAACATGTCTCTAGTTGATTCACTCGCTGATAAACTCAGCCAAGTAGACCTAAATGTTGAAAGCAGCATAACAGCAGAAAAATATAAAGCATTTTTCAGAAAATATTATAAAGAGCATTATGCTATTGTTCCATATCAAAACTCTGGAGCTGTTGTCCATTTTGATGCTTCATTTGATCAAGTGAGAAGAAGAAAACCACGGGCTAAAGTTGACCTTGATGATGAGACAACAAGAGTGTGGAAACTTTTGTTAGAAAATATAAACAGTGAAGGCATCAATGGGACCAATGAGGAAAATACAAAATGGTGGGAGGAAGAACGAAGAGTATTCATTGGAAGAGCGGATTCATTCATTGCACGCATGCATCTTGTACAAG GAGACAGGCGCTTTTCTCCATGGAAGGGATCAGTTGTTGACTCAGTAGTTGGTGTTTTCCTAACTCAGAATGTTTCAGATCATCTTTCCAG CTCCGCCTTTATGTCACTTTCTGCTAGATTCCCTGCTAGGCCAAGCATCCACTCAGCAGAACTGCGTAATGATAGATCAGATGGCGCAACCAATGAGCCTGAGGTCTGTGCACTCGAATCTGAAGGGAACATCGTGTTGACCAAAGAGATCTTAAATAAGACGGTCCGCAGTGATGATACTAAAACACTTCAAGATTTTGAAGAAAGAAGTATTAGGGAAGCGAACAGTGTGATACCCTCTCTAAATGCGTCAGGCAATGACAGTTCTGTACAGGGAAACTTCAGAGGACAAGCAGCAAATACTTCTCTTGCTCCAGTTATTTCCTGTGAAAAAATTATAGCAAACAGATCTGTGTGTTTGAACAAGGATGGTAGAGACACAGAAGACACCCTTTTCTCTCAGGCGCTGGAGATTTCTTCTCAGAACTCTGCAGTTTCCCCAATAGCAGCACAAACCACAGGAAAAAGTGATTCTTGCTTATTTAGCACCTCAGAAGAAGAGCCGGCAGCTGGGGTTAAACCAAATTGTCTGACTAGCCCAACATCTTTCATAAAGCTTCTAGAGATTGCGGACAATGTGTTACAGGGGATTCATGGCAGTGAAAAAAGAAATCCCAATGGAAGATGCTATATACCATCAGAAAGCTTGTCTTGCAGCTTGCAGAATGAAGATTATTTAGGCAACTCTACTGTACCTGCTAAAACTATTGCATCGTGTAATCAGACGTCTTTGTATCATGTTCCAGTTTTGGGAGCACAATCACCAGGCTTTGACTTATATCAGAAAAACAGTAAGTTCTCAGATAGTTCCAGCGAGAAAGAACTTTGTACAGGTGAAATAAGTGAACTGTCTTCAGAATCAGCATCAGGAACAACATCTCGGAAGTCAACAACTATTGAATTTGGGGTTCCAAATCTTCCCAGTTCAATTGCTCACTCAAGCAGCAACCAGCAAATTGAGATAAATCAAATGAAAGTTGACAAACAAAGAGGCCAAGCACTAGCACAGAAGAAGACGCGGGAGGGTGCAGAAAAAAACACCCATCAAAATCTGATGGATGCTACAGCTAGTAGTACCAACATTGACAGTGTAAAACACTCAGAGCATAAGGAAGTAAACTCAAATAAGAATGGCCTCAATAGCCATCCTGAGCAAACGATTAATGGACCCAATTCAATAGGTGAAAGAATCAGTAAAGAAAAGGAGATCAAAGTTGATTGGGATCAATTAAGAAAACATGCACTCTTTGGTGAAAGAAAAAGTGAAAGAACGGACTGCACCTTGGACTCAGTGGACTGGGATGCCATCCGATGTGCAGATGTTAACGAGATCGCTCATATTATTAAAGAAAGGGGAATGAACAATAAACTGGCAGAAAGAATCAAG GACTTCCTCAACCGCCTTGTTAGAGACCATGGAAGTATTGATCTGGAATGGCTTAGGGATGTTCCACCAGATAAAGCAAA AGAGTACCTATTGAGCGTAAGAGGTTTGGGTTTGAAGAGTGTGGAGTGTGTACGGCTTTTAACCCTTCATCACCTTGCCTTTCCA GTCGACACAAATGTTGGCCGTATAGCAGTACGATTAGGGTGGGTTCCTCTTCGACCATTGCCTGAGTCACTTCAGCTACATCTACTAGAACT GTACCCTATATTGGAGTCAATTCAGAAATATCTGTGGCCCAGGCTCTGCAAGCTTGATCAAAAAACACT ATATGAGCTACATTATCAAATGATCACTTTTGGAAAG GTATTTTGCACAAAGAGCAGGCCAAATTGCAATGCATGTCCAATGAGGGGAGAATGCAGGCACTTTGCAAGTGCATATGCAAG TGCAAGACTTGCTCTCCCAGCACCACAGGACAAAAGCATCGTGGGTACagcggaaaataagaaagctgATCAAAATCCAGTCAGAAGTATGAATACCTTGCCGTTGTCATCACCTCAAACTGAAGAAATGGATCATAAATCTAGAGTTACCAACTTGCAGTTGACATCTCCTCAAACTGAAGAAACGGGTCCTAGATTTAGAGTAAGCAACTCTCTGCCCATCATTGAAGAGCCACAAACACCAGAGCCTATTGTCGAAGTTCCCACCACACCAGAACCAGATGATATGCCAGATCCAGAATGTGATATTGAGAGTGCTTTTGGTGAAGATCCTAATGACATCCCCACCATCCAACTGAACATGGAAGAGTTCACTCACAACTTGCAGACAATCATGCAGCAAAATACAGAACTGCAGGAAGGAGAGATGTCAAAGGCCTTAGTAGCTTTAACTTCAGAAGCTGCTTCAATACCAGTGCCAAAGCTTAAAAATGTTAGCCGGCTCCGAACAGAGCATCAAGT CTATGAGCTTCCTGATTTGCATCCACTACTAGAAGGG ATGGATAAACGGGAACCTGATGATCCTTGCCCCTACCTACTTGCTATATGGACCCCAG GTGAAACAATGGATTCTATTGAACAACCGCAGAGAAGATGCAGCTCCCAAGAAACCGAAAAACTCTGCACAGATGAAACCTGTGCATCATGCAATTGTATACGAGAAGCAAAATCTCAAACTGTTAGGGGAACTCTGCTG aTACCATGTAGAACAGCCATGCGAGGAAGCTTTCCACTAAATGGAACCTATTTTCAAGTAAATGAG GTATTTTCTGATCATGAAAGCAGCCTATCCCCAATGGACATACCAAGAAAGTGGTTATGGAACTTGCCAAGGCGAACAGTCTACTTTGGAACATCAATACCAACTATTTTTAAAG GGCTGTCCACAGAAGGAATTCAGTACTGCTTCTGGAGAG GGTTTGTCTGCGTCAGGGGCTTTGACAGGAAAACAAGAGCTCCTCGTCCCCTAATTGCCAGATTGCACTTCCCTGCCAGCAAGCTAGCCAAAGGGAAAGGAAAGACAGATGAAAGCTAG